A genomic segment from Ptychodera flava strain L36383 chromosome 8, AS_Pfla_20210202, whole genome shotgun sequence encodes:
- the LOC139139451 gene encoding uncharacterized protein, which translates to MESPCGERLSGRKNLRRDLKALNEEMTQAKVISASQVLQRVALEAELNDHTDLMHPGYSFTGDNVDIRNKVRQMTITHQNRDHHMFHIVAYKNRVSGNDLHNEEPRSDVKKVPFTNFLPSLSENEILAEEFSYLVAKTWTTHIPSLQRYGENLPHHLSHVYENEMKQKTEKVHLGVLEKNEQYGDDMLDILDYINQYVPKHSDDTPEKILSGGDYLTFERHKEAQSQKQDSPTAYQRLEGLVAKIEDFHAQAEWQKVIWHHLYSTASSKDIGTLYAARNATNSRNVSSDPHRDFYANAELLDKFTNAYVITGGVHHFGMTNMNDRPLTNNYSGDDSADSKKEYILKEARKFVDKYVMNQVPKLEDTAPRGIMITVANTVGKCISPQKPREA; encoded by the exons ATGGAAAGTCCATGTGGAGAGAGACTCTCTGGTAGAAAGAATCTCCGGAGAGATCTGAAAGCCCTCAACGAAGAAATGACACAGGCAAAAGTCATCAGTGCCAGCCAGGTTCTTCAAAGGGTAGCACTGGAAGCTGAACTTAATGATCATACAGATCTCATGCATCCAGGATATTCGTTCACAGGTGACAATGTTGACATAAGAAACAAAGTGAGGCAGATGACTATCACACATCAAAATAGAGACCATCACATGTTCCATATAGTGGCATACAAGAACAGGGTGTCAGGGAATGACTTACACAATGAAGAGCCTCGAAGTGATGTCAAAAAAGTGCCCTTTACTAATTTCCTACCATCTCTCTCAGAAAATGAAATCCTTGCTGAAGAATTTAGTTACCTGGTTGCTAAGACTTGGACAACACACATTCCATCACTCCAACGCTATGGTGAAAATTTACCACATCATCTTTCCCATGTTTATGAAAATGAGATGAAGCAAAAAACTGAGAAG GTTCACCTTGGTGTTTTGGAGAAGAATGAACAGTATGGCGATGACATGCTGGATATTTTGGATTACATCAACCAGTATGTACCAAAACACAGTGATGATACACCAGAGAAAATTCTGAGTGGGGGAGATTACCTAACATTTGAGAGGCACAAAGAAGCTCAGTCACAAAAGCAAGACAGCCCTACAGCATATCAACGTCTCGAGGGGCTTGTGGCAAAGATAGAGGATTTCCATGCTCAAGCTGAGTGGCAAAAG GTAATCTGGCACCATCTCTACAGTACTGCATCAAGCAAAGATATAGGGACTTTATATGCCGCCAGAAATGCTACAAACTCAAGGAATGTGTCCAGTGATCCACACCGGgacttttatgcaaatgctGAACTCTTGGACAAATTCACCAATGCCTATGTAATCACTGGAGGAGTGCATCATTTTGGAATGACAAACATGAATGACAGACCTTTGACAAACAACTATTCAG GTGATGATTCAGCTGACAGTAAAAAAGAGTACATATtgaaagaagccaggaaatttgTTGACAAGTATGTCATGAACCAAGTTCCAAAGCTTGAAGACACAGCACCCAGAGGTATAATGATTACAGTTGCAAATACTGTGGGAAAATGTATATCGCCCCAAAAACCTAGAGAAGCATGA
- the LOC139139332 gene encoding ATP-dependent DNA helicase RecQ-like produces MERGGPKLSIKANMATSEQRRDYSDALKKLGYSHLKEFQRRVIDGYVDGRDVFVSVPTGSGKSMTYEVAPFVLDSIKFTAGKIDTANTKSIVLVVSPLIALMKEQVNNLESRGIKAVCVTDSESLTQKGIANGNYNILFGSPEAFLSKFRRTLLSQEYRSRIGAIFVDESHCIKKWGKDTAKEKAFRKHYGQLGEIRSLIRSGVPIITLTATATMETRNVITKDLCMKDCIYVIENPNKPNIRYSLISAKFDDISTLFQWLVDDIATHGKNCPRILIFCRKKRHCSELFEFFNTSLGEKGYDCVTGETDYKGRLFGMFHSKTDDDIKNHIISSFQDPDGIVRVVFTTVAFSMGMDVKGVHQVIHYGPSNDLDDYVQETGRAGRDTSRMSSAVLLTYKGCCISSRISKPMKEYCKNNSVCRRQLI; encoded by the exons ATGGAAAGGGGCGGGCCTAAACTGTCAATTAAAGCCAATATGGCGACTTCAGAGCAGCGCCGAGATTACTCTGACGCTTTGAAAAAACTCGGATACTCACATTTGAAAGAGTTTCAAAGAAGAGTTATAGACGGCTATGTTGATGGGAGAGATGTTTTTGTCAGTGTACCGACAGGAAGTGGGAAGTCAATGACTTACGAAGTCGCCCCTTTTGTTCTGGACTCGATCAAGTTTACAGCGGGCAAGATAGATACGGCAAACACAAAATCTATCGTGCTTGTCGTATCCCCATTGATCGCACTGATGAAAGAACAGGTTAATAATCTTGAGAGCCGAGGTATCAAGGCTGTGTGCGTTACAGACAGCGAATCATTGACTCAAAAAGGCATTGCAAATGGCAATTACAACATCCTGTTTGGCAGTCCAGAGGCATTTTTATCGAAGTTCAGGCGGACTCTGTTATCGCAAGAGTATCGATCACGAATTGGAGCAATCTTTGTGGACGAGAGCCACTGCATTAAAAAGTG GGGAAAAGACACTGCGAAAGAGAAAGCATTCAGGAAACACTATGGTCAACTTGGAGAAATTAGGTCTCTTATACGGAGTGGTGTGCCAATCATCACACTTACCGCCACAGCAACCATGGAAACCAGAAACGTTATCACAAAGGACTTGTGCATGAAAGACTGCatttatgttattgaaaatcCAAACAAACCGAACATTCGGTATTCCTTGATTTCAgcaaaatttgatgatatttctACATTATTTCAGTGGTTAGTAGATGACATCGCTACACACGGTAAGAACTGCCCaaggatattgatattttgtcgCAAAAAGCGACATTGTTCAGAGctatttgaatttttcaacacATCTCTGGGTGAGAAAGGATATGACTGTGTAACAGGTGAAACTGACTACAAAGGTAGATTATTTGGCATGTTTCACTCCAAGACTGATGATGACATCAAAAatcacatcatatcatcatTTCAAGACCCAGATGGAATTGTGAGAGTAGTTTTCACCACTGTAGCATTCAGTATGGGAATGGATGTTAAGGGTGTTCATCAGGTAATTCATTATGGCCCATCAAATGACCTTGATGATTATGTACAAGAGACTGGCAGAGCTGGTAGAGACACTAGCCGTATGAGTAGTGCTGTTTTACTAACATATAAAGGTTGCTGTATAAGTTCACGAATTTCAAAACCAATGAAGGAGTactgtaaaaataattctgtctGTCGCAGGCAACTCATTTGA